A section of the Oryza sativa Japonica Group chromosome 1, ASM3414082v1 genome encodes:
- the LOC4324345 gene encoding EPIDERMAL PATTERNING FACTOR-like protein 9: MANACPTSTTSSLPLFFLFCFLLFSHARCNQGHHGSISGTDYGEQYPHQTLPEEHIHLQENIKVLNKERLPKYARRMLIGSTAPICTYNECRGCRFKCTAEQVPVDANDPMNSAYHYKCVCHR, encoded by the exons ATGGCCAATGCTTGCCCCACATCTACCACAAGCTCCTtgcccctcttcttcctcttctgttTCCTGCTCTTCAGTCATGCTCGTTGCAATCAAGGGCACCATGGCAGCATCTCAG GTACAGACTATGGAGAACAATATCCTCACCAAACATTACCTGAAGAACATATACATTTGCAGGAGAACATCAAG GTTCTAAACAAGGAGAGGCTGCCCAAATATGCAAGGAGAATGTTGATTGGTTCGACTGCTCCAATATGCACATACAACGAGTGCAGAGGGTGTCGATTCAAGTGTACTGCCGAGCAGGTCCCAGTGGATGCAAATGACCCCATGAATAGTGCTTACCACTACAAATGTGTTTGCCACAGGTGA
- the LOC9271530 gene encoding pentatricopeptide repeat-containing protein At3g29230, whose amino-acid sequence MSRRRPPHALATLLSRLRACSSASHALQCHALLLTSGHLAASPARLSNLLLLALASASASPSAADHADSVFAHLAEEASRHAFPWNTLVRLHAAASPRRSLLYFSRMRRAAVAPDAYTFPAVLKACGCAPGCRVGLVVHGEAVRTGLDADLFTRNALISFYCRIGDCRSGRKVFDHGVRDLVSWNSMVAGYVGCGEVDLAQDLFDEMRQRDAFSWATMIDGYGEMAGGVDRARELFDQMPDRDLVCWNSMIDGYARHGRMDEARVLFEEMPERNVISWSIVIDGYVRFGEPNEALEFFQRMLRCGIKPDRVAAVGAVAACAQLGALEQGRWLHSYLEKKKVLFDVVVQTALIDMYVKCGRLDLAKLIFESMPKKSVVTWNVMIVGLGTHGYGLDAIKLFNQMETERAPMDDLSILAVLTSCTHAGLVSEGLGIFYRMEKDLGLEPKVEHYGALIDLLGRAGRVDQARNTIETMPMEPTPELWGSLLASCRSHRCVELAELSVERLASLGADDSGVYVLLSNIYADEGMWDDVFRIRKLMSAEGMKKNIGRSVIEVDGQIHEFVNGGSSHPHKEEIYLTLWNLSNIAASI is encoded by the coding sequence AtgtctcgtcgtcgtcctcctcacgCCCTCGCCacgctcctctcccgcctccgcGCCTGCAGCTCCGCCTCCCACGCGCTCCAGTGCCACgccctcctcctcacctccggccacctcgccgcctcccCGGCCCGCCTCtccaacctcctcctcctcgccctcgcctccgcctccgcctccccctccgccgccgaccacgcCGACTCCGTCTTCGCCCACCTCGCGGAGGAAGCCTCCCGCCACGCGTTCCCCTGGAACACCCTcgtccgcctccacgccgccgcgagccCGCGGAGATCCCTCCTCTACTTCTCGCGCATGCGGCGAGCCGCCGTGGCGCCCGACGCCTACACGTTCCCGGCCGTGCTCAAGGCGTGCGGCTGCGCGCCCGGGTGTAGGGTGGGGTTGGTGGTGCACGGCGAGGCGGTGAGGACGGGGTTGGACGCCGACCTGTTCACGAGGAACGCGCTGATTAGCTTCTACTGCAGGATCGGGGACTGCCGTTCCGGGAGGAAGGTGTTCGATCACGGCGTGCGGGACCTCGTCTCCTGGAACTCTATGGTGGCGGGGTACGTTGGGTGTGGGGAGGTGGATCTGGCGCAGGATTTGTTCGACGAAATGCGGCAGAGGGATGCGTTCTCCTGGGCCACCATGATCGATGGGTACGGAGAGATGGCAGGTGGTGTAGATCGTGCACGTGAGTTGTTTGATCAAATGCCTGACAGGGATTTGGTGTGCTGGAACTCCATGATTGATGGTTATGCCAGGCATGGGAGAATGGATGAAGCGAGGGTTCTGTTCGAGGAGATGCCTGAGAGGAATGTGATCTCATGGAGTATTGTCATCGATGGCTATGTCAGATTCGGGGAGCCAAATGAAGCTTTGGAGTTTTTCCAGAGGATGCTAAGATGTGGTATCAAGCCTGATAGAGTAGCTGCAGTTGGGGCTGTTGCAGCTTGTGCACAGCTGGGAGCTCTGGAGCAAGGCAGGTGGCTGCACTCATacttggagaagaagaaggtgtTGTTCGATGTTGTGGTGCAAACAGCTTTGATAGATATGTACGTGAAATGCGGTCGTTTGGATCTTGCCAAATTGATCTTTGAAAGCATGCCCAAGAAGAGTGTGGTCACTTGGAATGTGATGATTGTTGGACTTGGAACTCATGGTTATGGACTTGATGCCATCAAGCTTTTTAACCAAATGGAAACTGAAAGGGCACCAATGGATGATCTTAGCATACTTGCTGTGTTGACTTCTTGCACGCATGCTGGGTTAGTCTCAGAGGGTTTGGGGATATTTTACAGAATGGAGAAGGATTTAGGACTAGAACCTAAGGTGGAACATTATGGTGCATTGATTGATCTCCTTGGCCGTGCTGGACGAGTGGATCAGGCTAGAAACACAATAGAGACAATGCCGATGGAACCGACTCCTGAATTATGGGGATCTCTTCTTGCTTCCTGCCGAAGCCATAGGTGTGTGGAGCTGGCTGAGCTATCAGTTGAGCGTCTGGCCAGTCTCGGAGCAGATGACTCTGGAGTCTATGTTCTTCTGTCCAATATCTATGCTGATGAAGGAATGTGGGATGATGTTTTCAGGATTAGGAAGTTGATGAGTGCTGAGGGTATGAAAAAGAACATTGGACGGAGTGTGATTGAGGTGGATGGACAAATTCATGAGTTTGTGAATGGAGGTAGTTCACATCCCCACAAGGAGGAAATTTACTTGACGCTGTGGAATTTATCTAACATAGCAGCATCTATTTGA
- the LOC4324348 gene encoding signal peptide peptidase-like 3 precursor, translating to MAFPAPSSSSPRRRGRGLAYLLVSVLLLASRVPGAAGADSEFEDGVSPKFPGCDNPFQKVKVTYWVDGDERSSLTGITARFGEVLPATGSDGDKRKAVVPAPKTGCAKSSAPLASSIAVAERGECTFLEKAKTAESGGAAALLLINDEDDLQKMVCTQNDTVPNIGIPVVMVSQSAGRKILSGMDGGAKVDILMYAPEKPSFDGAIPFLWLMAVGSVACASVWSFVVVGDEDKNAPTLGGEEAADSEIVELQTKTALVFIVTASLVLLFLFFFKSTWSAWLLVVLFCLSGLQGLHYVASTLIVRTCDRCREAKVALPVLGNVTVVTLVILPLALIFVVVWAVHQNSPFAWVGQDLMGICMMILVLQVVHLPNIKVATALLVSAFMYDIFWVFISPFIFKKSVMITVARGSDEGPSLPMVLKMPKEFDTWNGYDMIGFGDILFPGLLVAFSFRYDRANGKDLTDGYFLCLMIGYAFGLSCTYVGLYLMKSGQPALLYLVPSTLGTIVTLGAKRGELSQLWNAKV from the exons ATGGCGTTCCCtgcaccctcctcctcctcccctcgccgccgcggccgcggcctcgCCTACCTCCTCGTCTCCGTCCTCCTGCTCGCGTCCCGCgtgccgggcgccgccggcgcggacTCGGAGTTCGAGGACGGCGTCTCGCCCAAGTTCCCCGGCTGCGACAACCCCTTCCAGAAG GTGAAGGTGACGTACTGGGTGGACGGCGACGAGAGGAGCAGCCTGACCGGGATCACGGCGAGGTTCGGCGAGGTGCTGCCGGCCACCGGCTCCGACGGCGACAAGCGGAAGGCCGTGGTCCCCGCCCCGAAGACCGGCTGCGCCAAGTCATccgcgccgcttgctagctccATTGCCGTGGCGGAGCGCGGGGAGTGCACGTTCCTGGAGAAGGCCAAGACGGCGGagtccggcggcgccgccgcgctgctcctcATCAACGACGAGGACG ATTTGCAGAAGATGGTGTGCACCCAGAACGACACGGTCCCTAACATTGGCATCCCGGTCGTGATGGTATCCCAGTCTGCCGGTCGCAAGATCCTCTCCGGCATGGACGGTGGGGCAAAGG TTGACATTCTGATGTATGCGCCGGAGAAGCCGAGTTTCGATGGCGCTATACCTTTCCTCTGGCTGATGGCCGTCGGCAGCGTGGCCTGTGCGTCCGTTTGGtccttcgtcgtcgtcggcgacgag GATAAGAATGCTCCTACACTGGGTGGAGAAGAAGCTGCTGACTCTGAAATCGTGGAGCTGCAGACCAAAACCGCGCTCGTGTTCATCGTCACCGCGTCGCTTGTCCTGCTGTTCCTGTTCTTCTTCAAATCCACCTGGTCTGCATGGCTGCTGGTTGTGCTGTTCTGCCTCAGTGGTCTCCAG GGATTGCACTATGTTGCCTCGACTCTAATTGTAAG AACTTGTGATCGGTGCCGCGAAGCAAAAGTAGCTCTTCCTGTATTAGGGAACGTGACAGTGGTTACACTTGTCATCCTACCACTAGCTTTGATCTTCGTTGTCGTTTGGGCTGTACACCAGAATTCACCGTTTGCTTGGGTTGGTCAGGATCTTATG GGCATCTGCATGATGATTCTTGTATTGCAAGTGGTCCATCTGCCAAATATCAAA GTTGCAACAGCGCTTCTTGTGAGCGCTTTCATGTATGACATTTTTTGGGTGTTCATATCACCTTTCATATTCAAGAAAAGTGTCATGATCACA GTTGCTCGTGGTAGCGATGAGGGACCTAGCCTTCCCATGGTTCTGAAGATGCCAAAGGAGTTTGATACATGGAATGGCTATGACATGATCGGATTTGGGGACATTCTTTTCCCAGGACTACTTGttgctttcagtttcag GTATGACAGAGCAAATGGAAAGGACTTGACTGACGGCTATTTCCTCTGCCTAATGATCGGTTACGCCTTCG GTTTGTCATGCACATATGTTGGCCTGTACCTAATGAAGAGTGGACAGCCAGCTCTCCTCTACCTAGTCCCATCAACACTAG GAACTATTGTCACGCTAGGTGCGAAAAGAGGAGAGCTAAGTCAGCTCTGGAATGCTAAAGTATAG
- the LOC4324349 gene encoding protein YLS7 gives MSPPGRKAPAGAGGIRRWLSTVVVSVVALVLTLVVISLSVGSSLTGASLHEYLFVRPSDSSKLTDGNMNGTAVGVPLQEEVLQGGKEVPVEHGVQSGGVNSSETGEIDTKVQDPVVTDDTASVPDERNLPVSSDSSDNLQKTNEGSCDLYHGHWVFDSSGPLYTNNSCPIITQMQNCQGNGRPDKDYENYRWKPEQCILPRFDGPKFLELMRGKTIAFVGDSVARNQMESLLCILWQVEAPVNRGSRRMSKWIFRSTSTIIVRIWSSWLVHRSTEAVGFAPKGIDKVFLDIPDETFMEFIPRFDVLVLSSGHWFAKRSAYILNGNVVGGQLWWPRKAGNMQINNVDAFGISVETCLTALATNPNFTGIAIVRTYSPDHYEGGAWNTGGSCTGKTKPLDVVVRNGFTDTMYGKQVSGFTKAVQNSGKHGSRLKLMDITEPFALRPDGHPGPYRSTDPNKKTQRGPDGRPPPQDCLHWCMPGPVDTWNEMLLETIRREFEGVRS, from the exons ATGAGTCCGCCGGGGAGGAAGGCCCCGGCCGGTGCGGGCGGGATCCGTCGGTGGCTCTCCACCGTCGTCGTGTCGGTGGTGGCTCTTGTGCTAACCCTAGTAGTGATATCGCTATCGGTGGGCTCGTCTCTGACCGGGGCATCGCTACACGAGTACCTCTTTGTCAGACCTAGTGATTCATCCAAGCTTACTGATGGGAACATGAATGGTACTGCCGTTGGTGTTCCATTACAAGAGGAAGTGTTGCAGGGTGGCAAGGAAGTACCCGTGGAGCACGGTGTTCAGAGTGGCGGCGTGAATTCGAGCGAGACGGGTGAAATCGATACCAAAGTACAAGATCCAGTTGTTACCGATGATACCGCGTCAGTGCCTGATGAGAGAAATCTCCCTGTCTCATCGGATTCATCCGACAATCTTCAGAAGACTAATGAAG GTAGCTGTGATCTATACCATGGACATTGGGTTTTTGATTCTTCTGGACCACTATACACAAACAACTCTTGCCCGATCATCACGCAGATGCAGAATTGTCAAGGAAATGGTCGACCTGATAAGGATTATGAAAATTATAGATGGAAACCAGAACAGTGCATCCTACCACGCTTTGATGGACCAAAGTTCCTGGAGTTGATGAGAGGCAAGACAATTGCATTTGTTGGTGATTCAGTTGCCAGAAATCAGATGGAATCCCTCCTCTGCATTCTGTGGCAG GTAGAGGCCCCAGTAAACCGTGGTAGCCGCAGGATGAGCAAGTGGATTTTTAGGTCAACCTCAACAATTATCGTCCGCATCTGGTCGTCTTGGTTAGTGCACAGGTCAACTGAAGCTGTGGGGTTTGCTCCTAAGGGTATCGATAAGGTTTTCCTGGATATCCCGGATGAGACCTTTATGGAATTTATCCCACGTTTTGATGTGCTTGTCCTCTCCTCTGGGCACTGGTTTGCCAAACGGTCTGCTTATATCCTGAATGGCAATGTTGTTGGAGGGCAGCTCTGGTGGCCTCGTAAAGCTGGAAATATGCAGATCAACAATGTTGATGCTTTTGGTATATCTGTTGAGACATGCCTAACTGCTCTAGCTACCAATCCAAATTTCACAGGTATAGCTATCGTGCGCACATATTCACCAGATCATTATGAAGGTGGGGCTTGGAATACCGGTGGATCATGCACTGGAAAGACTAAGCCCTTGGATGTGGTGGTGAGGAATGGATTCACGGACACCATGTATGGAAAGCAGGTTTCAGGGTTCACAAAAGCAGTGCAGAATTCTGGGAAACATGGTTCCAGGTTGAAATTGATGGACATCACTGAGCCCTTTGCCCTGAGGCCTGATGGGCATCCTGGTCCATATAGAAGTACTGACCCAAACAAGAAGACGCAAAGAGGTCCAGATGGAAGGCCTCCACCTCAGGATTGCCTACATTGGTGCATGCCAGGACCTGTAGATACATGGAATGAGATGTTGCTAGAGACCATACGAAGAGAGTTCGAGGGAGTGAGAAGCTGA
- the LOC4324350 gene encoding uncharacterized protein — MAVYIRLDDAVRARLRGDAGSSASSGSEHEASACLSGLVQAFLETEGAAAGEDGAGPASKGGEGYDSDDGDGPERAAAAAESVRELLDPPVEEDPFRVRLAAAVAAAMEAEPALRRYGAAFRRAVARRLRAAGYDAGVCKSRWEASGGITAGTYEYVDVVAPAARGQKSRYIVDADFRAGLEVARATAEYAVVVAAVPASVVVAREEAVGRAVRVAADAARRSLRSHGLHVPPWRKTRYMLAKWLGPYKRSTATSPSAAGAMPMPAAAAGMDVKCRAVGFFTPPPAAPAARIK; from the coding sequence ATGGCCGTCTACAtccgcctcgacgacgccgTCCGCGCGCGGCTCCGCGGGGACGCCGGGTCGTCGGCGAGCAGCGGCAGCGAGCACGAGGCCTCCGCGTGCCTGTCCGGGCTCGTGCAGGCGTTTCTTGAGACggagggcgccgcggcgggagAGGACGGCGCCGGGCCGGCGAGCAAGGGCGGCGAAGGGTATGACTCCGATGATGGCGACGGTCCGgaacgcgcggcggcggcggcggagtccgtGAGGGAGCTGCTCGACCCGCCGGTGGAGGAGGACCCGTTCCGGGTCAGGCTGGCTGCTGCCGTGGCGGCCGCGATGGAGGCGGAGCCGGCGCTGAGGAGGTACGGGGCGGCGTTCCGGCGcgccgtggcgcggcggctgcgggccgCCGGGTACGACGCCGGCGTGTGCAAGTCGCGGTGGGAGGCTTCCGGTGGCATCACGGCCGGGACGTACGAGTACGTCGACGTGgtcgcgccggcggcgagggggcagaAGAGCAGGTACATTGTGGACGCGGACTTCCGGGCGGGGCTGGAGGTCGCGCGCGCGACGGCGGAGTACGCCGTCGTCGTGGCCGCCGTGCCGgcgtcggtggtggtggcgcgggaGGAGGCCGTCGGGCGCGCCGTGCGCGTCGCggccgacgcggcgcggcggtcgCTCCGTTCGCACGGCCTGCACGTCCCGCCGTGGCGCAAGACCCGGTACATGCTCGCCAAGTGGCTCGGCCCCTACAAGAGGTCGAcggccacctcgccgtcggccgccggaGCAATGCcgatgcccgccgccgccgccgggatggACGTCAAGTGCCGCGCCGTCGGGTtcttcacgccgccgccggccgctccgGCGGCGAGGATCAAGTAG